The genome window CAGTCAACACCCATCTCATCAATGGCCCAACGAACCGGCTCAACCTTCAGGATCCGACAGCACTCGTCAGGGTCTGTCTCGTAAAGCCGCTCCGGTATCTCTGCATCGTTTGCATAAACCTTGATCTCAGGGTATCGCTCCACAACCTTACGCATGAACTCCTTGGTCCCTTGAGGTTTGTAGCGGGTTGTTACGATGAAGCCGCGGATTTTTGGGACTGCTCGTTTTGCAAGATCCCACACCGCCATCGAATCCTTGCCCAGACTGTTGGCCACCACCATTCTTTGGCCGTAACGCTCGTATGCCTCTTCGATCAGGCGCATTGAACGTTCGACCTTCTCCTTGAAGTTCAGTTTCTCGACCAGCTCCTTCACGTCATCGTTGTTGTCAAGCAGACTCATCCAGCCTCCTTTTTTGAATTTCTCTCGATCTAACTCCGCCACTCTCATCGTTTGCATATGGTCTTTGATCCCTGCTTAGCGAGTTGAAATTACCCATACACATACATAATTGTATGCTGAGAGCGAGTCTTGTCAAGGGCTTTAAGGGTGCATCAGTTATCCTGGTAAATTGTTTGTTAGATTTACTTTTTAATCGAATAGATAAATCCCCGGCGCTCGAAATCGCCTCTACCCGTATCTAGGAGGTAACGCTTGCTCGCGAAGAATATGTCAGGATTGATCCTTAAGGTAGGAATAGGCTATACCTTCAGGGGTAGATTCTGTCCATCAACCTGGGATAGGGGATCGTCTCACGGATATGGTGGATACCGGTGATCCACGCCAGTGTCCGTTCCATTCCTATCCCGAATCCAGAGTGCTCGAACGTCCCGTAGCGGCGCAGGTCAAGGTACCACTCAAGCGGCTCGCGCGGCAGTCCTTGGCGCTCGATGGCGGCCTCAAGTTTTGCCAGGTCATCCTCGCGTTGCGAGCCACCGATTATCTCGCCGTAGCCCTCAGTGGCCAGAAGATCGAAGTTTAAGACAACCTTCGGGTTGGCGGGGTCTTCCTTCATATAGAAGGGGGCGGAGGCCTTCGGGTAACGATGCACGAACACCGGTCTATCAAACTCACGAGAGATTACCGCCTCCTCGTCAGCGCCGAACTTTTCACCCCACTTCATCTGGACAGCCTTTTCCTTTAGAAGCTCAAGTGCATCATCGTAGGAGATTCGGTAGAAGGGTTTATCTAGATTTTTTAGGAGTTCGGTGTGTTTGTCGAAGCCTTCGATTCGTTCGCCCAACAGCTTTAGCTCATCCGCTCGGTGTTCAAGAACGCCTCGAACAACGCAAAGCAGCATATCCTCGGCGAGTTCCATGTCGCCTG of candidate division TA06 bacterium B3_TA06 contains these proteins:
- a CDS encoding phosphoadenosine phosphosulfate reductase, which encodes MQTMRVAELDREKFKKGGWMSLLDNNDDVKELVEKLNFKEKVERSMRLIEEAYERYGQRMVVANSLGKDSMAVWDLAKRAVPKIRGFIVTTRYKPQGTKEFMRKVVERYPEIKVYANDAEIPERLYETDPDECCRILKVEPVRWAIDEMGVDCWVTGLRSTEGRTRTDYKEVEERDKGLIKLNPLLLWKEREVWQYLALYQVPVNPLYKEGYRSLGCDPCTRITNEEAERAGRWLNTSKCGGECGIHTRPLRAGVAD
- a CDS encoding asparagine--tRNA ligase, translated to DFLLSRRHLWLRSRRQHALLKCRDTLIRAFHEFFEKRGFILIDPPMITPTSCEGATTLFEIDYFGEAAYLSQSGQLYMEPAAAAFGKVYCLAPSFRAEKSKTRRHLTEYWHLEPEVAFLDLAGDMELAEDMLLCVVRGVLEHRADELKLLGERIEGFDKHTELLKNLDKPFYRISYDDALELLKEKAVQMKWGEKFGADEEAVISREFDRPVFVHRYPKASAPFYMKEDPANPKVVLNFDLLATEGYGEIIGGSQREDDLAKLEAAIERQGLPREPLEWYLDLRRYGTFEHSGFGIGMERTLAWITGIHHIRETIPYPRLMDRIYP